In one window of Trichoderma breve strain T069 chromosome 7 map unlocalized scaffold00008, whole genome shotgun sequence DNA:
- a CDS encoding chitin synthase III catalytic subunit domain-containing protein, translating to MSGFGDFTSICEHTPLPLCASVGPVLSSSGRVGIEPSCYARNIEVANTIIFEGAASFAHIGALVMTVIMILHVRSKFTAVGRKEILTFFYLYMLLTFISLVVDAGVVPAGSGPFPYFSSVQNGLTSAVVTCLLVNGFVGFQLYEDGTPLSVWMLWLCSVVAFAISFLVSLATFKGWAGIGPTNTIGLFVVLYLLNAIELFVYVGMQILLVVRTLQDRWPLGDIAFGIFFFVAGQVILYAFSSKICVAVSHYLDGLFFATICNLLAVMMVYKYWDSITKEDLEFSVGTRMNNWEVKELLGEDERRGTAYADDPYAQSSGYDMPYSPTNRYSSRH from the exons atgtctgGCTTTGGCGACTTCACGTCCATCTGCGAGCAcacgccgctgccgctgtgcGCCTCCGTCGGCCCCGTCCTGTCGTCGTCTGGCCGCGTCGGCATCGAGCCCAGCTGCTACGCGCGCAACATCGAGGTGGCCAACACAATCATCTTCGAGGGCGCCGCCTCCTTCGCCCACATCGGCGCCCTCGTCATGACCGTCATCATGATCCTGCACGTGCGCTCCAAGTTCACCGCCGTCGGCCGCAAGGAGATTCTGACTTTTTTCTACCTCTACATGCTGCTCACCTTCATCTCGCttgttgtcgatgctggTGTCGTGCCTGCGGGCAGCGGGCCGTTTCCGTACTTTTCGAGCGTGCAGAATGGCTTGACAAGTGCTGTCGTGACGTGTCTGCTGGTCAATGGGTTTGTGGGCTTTCAGCTGTACGAGGATGGAACGCCGCTGTCGGTGTGGATGCTGTGGCTCTGCTCTGTCGTTGCCTTTGCCATTTCCTTCCTCGTCTCGCTGGCCACTTTCAAGGGATGGGCGGGTATCGGTCCGACCAACACTATCGGTCTGTTTGTCGTCTTGTACCTGCTCAACGCCATTGAGCTCTTTGTCTACGTTGGCATGCAGATCCTGCTTGTCGTCAGAACGCTGCAAGACAGGTGGCCGCTGGGTGACATTGCCTTTggcattttcttctttgtcgcCGGCCAGGTCATTCTCTATGCTTTCAGCTCCAAGATTTGTGTTGCCGTGAGCCACTACTTGGACGGCCTGTTCTTTGCTACGATTTGTAATCTGCTGGCCGTCATGATGGTCTACAAG TACTGGGATTCCATCACCAAGGAAGATCTCGAGTTTTCTGTCGGCACTCGCATGAACAACTGGGAAGTCAAGGAACTCCTCGGAGAAGATGAACGTCGTGGAACCGCCTACGCCGATGATCCTTATGCCCAGTCCAGCGGCTACGATATGCCTTACTCGCCGACGAACCGCTACTCATCTCGGCACTAA